The Desulfobulbus propionicus DSM 2032 DNA segment GGACAGCTTTCTCACCCTGCTCGATGCCCAACGCTCACTCTACAGCGCCCGGCAGCGGTATATCGCCGTGCAGCTGTCCCAACTGCTCAACCAGGTGGACCTGTACAAGGCACTGGGTGGTGGCTGGAAGGATCGGTCGTGAGTGCCCGCTTACACTCTGAGCGGCAGGCTGGACAACGGAGGGAAAGTCGATTGAGCAGGCTTCGATCGACAAAGCGTGGAGCACGGTAACTATGGCACGCAAAACAAAAGAGGAGGCGCAAGAGACTCGCAGCGCCATCCTTGATGCAGCGGTACGGGTCTTTGCCGTCAAAGGGATGGCGCATTCGTCCTTGGCTGATATTGCCCAGGAGGCCGGCGTGACCAGGGGAGCCATTTATTGGCATTTTGCCAACAAAGAGGACCTGCTCAACACGTTGTGGGACCAGGTGCTGCAGTTGTACGCGCCGCTGGCCCAGGCCAGTGAAAGCCGGGGTGAACCGGATCCGCTCGGCAAATTGAAAGCCCTGTACCTCTCCTTTTTCACGGGTTTGGTTGAGGACCAGCGTCAGCAGCAGCTGTTTCGCATCTTGTTCGATGACAGCAACCGCAACAAGGAAACCGATGCCATCCGCCAGCGCCACCTCGTTTGCCGCCAGGAGCGATTCATCGGCCTGCAGACGGTGTTGCGCAATGCTCGCGACCGGGGACAACTCTCGAAAGATACTGATATTCACCTGGGAGCGGTGGCTGTTCTTTCCTTTATTCACGGCATGATCGCCAACTGGGTCATGACGCCTGAGCTTTTTGATATCAAACAACAGGGGCCGATGTTGATCGACGCCCTGATTCAGATGCTGCAGAGCGGCGTCATCGCCCGTTCGTCCTAACTTCCTTTCGTTCTACCTTTTGCCACCGGGGAATTCCCCGGTGGTGCGCTGCCCGTGTGTCGCCAGGTTGGGTGCTGAGAGTCAATGTTCCAAGCCATTGCCCCTGTTGCGCCCCAATCCCTGCCGCAACTTTTCCATGTACAAATAGAAGACCGGGGTAACGTAGAGGGTCAGGCTTTGGGAAAAAAGCAGGCCACCGACCACCGCCAGCCCCAGCGGCTGGCGCGATTCCGCGCCGGCCCCATAGCCGAGGGCAATGGGAATGCCGGCCATGAGCGCGGCCATGGTGGTCATCATGATCGGCCGGAAACGGATGACGCAGGCTTCATGGATGGCCTCAACAGCGCTTTTGCCCTCGGCCTGGGCCGCGATGGCGAAGTCGATCATCATGATGCCGTTCTTCTTTACCAGGCCGATGAGCATGATGATGCCGACAAAGGCATAGATCGACAGGTCGACCCGGAACAACATCAGGGTGATCAGGGCACCGAAACCGGCGAAGGGCAGGGCGGTGAGAATGGTCAATGGGTGGATGTAGCTTTCGTAGAGGATGCCGAGCACGATATAGATGACCACAATCGACAGGGCCAGGAGCCAGCCCATGCTGGCCTGCGCGGCCTGAAATTGCTGGGCGTTGCCCTGGAACGATGCGGTGACGCCGGTGGGCAGCAGCGAGTCGGTCATCTGTTGCAGATCGGCCAGGGCCTGGCCCAAGGCCACTCCGGGTTTGACATTGAACGACAGGGTCACCGACGGCAATTGGCCCGAATGGTTGATCGACAGCGGCCCCAGTCCCTGCCGGAGGGTGGCCACGGCAGCAAGAGGGACCAGTGGTCCCTGGCTGGAGCGGACATGGAGTCGATCCAGGGCCGAGGCGTCGTTCTGAAAATCAGGATGAAATTCGACGATCACGCTGTACTGGTCGTTGGCTCCGAAGATGGTGGACACATCGCGCTCGCCAAAGGCGCTGTACAGGGTATCCTCGATCTGCTGGGGCGAAACTCCGAGCAGCAAGGCGCGGTTGCGGTCGATCTCCACCATCAGTTCCGGGTTGTCCATCTGCAGGTCGCTGGACACATCGATCAGGTTTGGGGTGTCGAGCATCATCCGTTCCAAGGTCCTGGCGGTCGCGTACAACCGGTCGGTGTCGATCCCTTGCAGGGTCAGCTGGTAAAGGCTGCGTGAGCGGCGGCCGCCAATGTTGATTGGCAGCGGGTTGACCAGCATGGCGCGGATACCGGGCACGCTGTTGAGCTTGGGCCGCAGGGAGAGAATCAGTTCGTCGGCGCTCAACTGCCGTTCATGGCGGGGTTTGAGCACCAGGAGCATGAAGGGCGAGGATGAGGAAGCGTTGACCATGAACCGATCGACATTGGGGTCTTTCTGGACGATGGCCGCCAACCGCATCAGGTGGCCCACCTGGGAAATCCAGGAGGCGGACTGGGAGCTCTGGGTCGAAACCATGATGAATCCCCGGTCTTCCGAGGGGATGAAGCCCTTGGGCACGACTACGAACAGGTAAGCCGTGGCCGCCAGGACGGCCAGGGAAAACGCCATGGTTAGCCGCCGGTAGCGCAGCACCACCAGCAGGCTGTTACCGTACCAGCGGGCCAGCAATTGGTACCCGGATTCGGTCAGCTGGTAGAGTCGTCCGTGACCCCGGCCGTGCTGCTCGCTGAGGTAGCGGCTGCACAGCATGGGCACCAGGGTCAGGCTGATCACGCCGCTGACCAGCACCGCCGCGCCGATGGTCACCGAAAACTCGCGGAACAACCGGCCCATGATGCCGCCAAGGAAGAGCAGCGGAATGAAGATCGCCACCAGGGAGAGGGTCATGGAAATAATGGTGAAGCCGACCTCGCGCGCCCCGTCCAGGGCGGCCTGCATGCGGCTCTTGCCCATTTCCAGATGGCGGACGATGTTTTCCAGCACCACGATGGAGTCGTCGACCACGAACCCCACCGCCAGGGTGAGAGCCATGAGCGACATGTTGTTGAGGCTGTAGTCGAGCAGGTACATCACCGCAAAGGTGCCGATCACCGACATGGGCAGCGACAGGCTGGGGATTACGGTGGCGCTGAGGTTGCGGATAAAGAGAAAGATCACCAGCACCACCAGCACCAGGGTGAGCAACAGGGTGAATTGGATATCCAGCGCCGATTCTGTGATGGCCACGCTGCCGTCACGAAGGATGGCCAACTTGACCGAAGCGGGCAGGGTTTCGCTCAATTTGGGCAACAAGGCCTTGACCGCGCCGGCCACCTCGATGGTATTGGCGCCGGGCTGCTTCTCCACTGCCAGGACAATGGTCTGGGCCTTGCTGTTCGGGGTGAAAAACCAGGCGCCGGATTTGTCGTTTTCCACGCTGTCGATCACCGTGGCCACTTCGGCCAGGCGGATGGGCCGTCCGCCGCGCACCGCCACCACGATGTCGCGGTACTGGTCCGCCTTTTTGAGCTCACCGCTCGCCTTGAGCGTCAGCGTGGTGTGCGGGCCGCTCAGCTGGCCCATGGGCTGGTTGGCGTTCTGGCGGTCGATGGCCGCGGCCACCTCGTCGGCGTCAAGGTCAAATCCCTGCATCGCCAGCGGGTCCAGCTGCACCCGGACCGCATACTTTTGCGAACCGCGCAGGGTGATTTGGGCCACGCCGCTGATCATCGACAACCGCTGGCCCATGGTCTGGCCGTACTGATCGAGCAGGGAGAGCGGCAGGGAGGGGCTGTTGAGCGAGATGAACAGGATCGGGTCCGAAGCGGGGTTGGTGCGGCGGAAGGAGGGCGGCGAGGGCATGTTGTCGGGCAGCCGGCGGTTGGCCAGCGAGATCGCGGTCTGCACATCCTGGGCCGCGGCGTCGATGTCCCGCTCCAGGGAAAACTGGAGGGTGATCTGGGTCGAGCCGGTGGTGGACACCGAACTCATCGAATCAAGCCCGGCGATGGTGGAGAACTCCTTTTCCAGCACCGTGGCCACGGTTGAGGCCATGGTGTCCGGGTTGGCGCCGGGCAGGTTGGCGGTGACCTGGATGGTGGGAAAATCGACGTTGGGCAGGTCGCTGACCGCCAAGTGCCGGTAGCCGATCAGGCCGAACAGGAGGATGCTGCACATCACCAGCACGGTCATCACCGGCCGGCGGATGAAAAGATCGGAGGTGCCGGTCATGGTGTCGTCTGCCTGGTGCCGTTGCCCGACTGCGCGTCCTGGACGGTGGCGCCACTTTCTCTGGCCTGATCGCGCCGTTCAATTTTGACCCCGTCGGCCAACTGCAACTGACCGTCGATGACCACGAGCTCGCCCTCCGTGAGCCCCGAGTCGATCACCGCCCCTCCCTGATAGAGCATACCGGGCGTCACCGGCCGGTAGCTGACGGTTTGCTCGTCGGTGACCACATACACATAGGCGCCTTCCTGGCCGACCTGCACCGCCTGCGCGGGGACAACGATGCAGTCCGGCCGTTGGGAGAGGACGACGCGCACATCGATCAGTTGTCCCGGCCACAACTGGCGGTCGCTGTTGACGAAACTGGCCTTGAGCCGCAGCATGCCGGTGGTCGGATCAACGGTGTTGTCGATAAAGGCCAACGCACCGGCAACGGGGCTGCCGGCCGCGTGTTTCTGCGGGGTGGCCAACACCTTGAGGCTTTCGACGGCCTGGTAGCGGGCAATCTCCTGGAGGTGCTGGCCGGGGACGGTGAAGGTGGCCAGGATCGGCTGGATCCGTTTGAGGATGACCATCGGACTGTCGGCATTCTCCTTGATCAGGTTGCCCTGGTGGCTGAGCAATTCGCCGGTTCGCCCGGCAAAGGGTGCCCGGATCGAGCAGTATTCCAGCTCCAGCCGGGCCTTGTCGACCGCCGCCTCATCCGCCTTGACCGTGGCGGCGAGGGTGGCCACCCGGGTCGCCGCCTGATCGGCCTGTTCCTGCGACACATACCCTTTGTGCGCGGCCTGCGCGTAGCGGCCGGATTCACGCCGGGCATTGTCCAGCTCGGCCTTGTCCCCGGCTAGCTCGGCTTCGGCCTTGGCCAGGGCGGCGGCAAAGGGACGGGGGTCGATGGTGAACAGCAGCTCCCCGCCTTTCACCGTATCGCCTTCGCGGAAATGGACGGTCTTGAGCGTTCCAGTCACCTGCGAGCGGATCTCCACCGTGGCCGATGCTTCCACATGGCCGATGGCGGTCAATTCAACAGGCACTGTTTTTCTGCTGCTGGCCGCCACGCTCACCGGGATCGCCGCCCGTTTTTTCTGGCCGCTCTTTTCCTCGCGTTGTTGTGAACAGCCGCTCATGCAAAGCAGGGCCACCAGCCCGGTGAGGACGAGCAGGCAAAGAAGCGGGCAGGCGGATTGGGCAGACCGGTCATGCGGCAGGAGAAAATGGTGGAAAAACAGCATCATGGGATGTTCCTTGCGGGGAGCGTGGTCGTCGCGCGCGACAGGGTGGCCGCAGGAAGGGGTTGCGTCTGCCAGCCGCCGCCCAGGGCCTTGTAGAGGGTAAGCATGCCGATTGCCAGCCGCTGGCCGCTTTGTGCCAGTTTGTCCTGGGATTGGTAGAGAGCATTCTGGCTTTGCAACACATTGAGAAAGGGGGTGATTCCCGCCTGGTACTGGCCGTGGGCGATGACCACTGCCCGCTGACTGGCCTTGACCGCTTCCTGCAGAATCGCATGCGTTGTCCGTTCGCGCTCCAGGGTGACCAGGGCATTTTCCGTTTCCGTCAGCGCCGTCAGCACCGTTTGTTCATAGGTCAGCTCGGCACGCCGGCGCTGGGCCTCGCTGGCATCGACCGCCGCCCGTGCCGTGCCGCCGTCGAACAGGGGCCAGCGTACTGCGGGGCCGGCCGACCAGAAACGGCTGCCGCTGGCGATCAGATCGCCGAGCGAAGTGCTTTGCAGGCCGATCAGGGCGGAGAGGGAAAAACGGGGAAACAGATCGGCCGTGGCCGCGCCCACCGTGGCGGTGGCGACGGCCAGCCGGCGTTCGGCGCTGCGGATGTCGGGCCGCTGGCGCAGCAGTTCCGAGGGCAGGACATGGGGAAGATGCGGCGGCACCGGTGGCAGTGGCGCTTCCGCCGTCAGCTCCAGCTTCAGGGTTTGCGGTTGCTGGCCGAGAAGCAGGGCCAGTTGATGCATGGCTTGAGCGGCGCTGCTTTCCAGGAGCGGCATTTCCGCCCTGGTCTGGGCCAGCAGGGTTTCTGCCTGGGCCACCTCCAGATCGCTGCCCAACCCGAGGTGGAACTTGTTGCGCACCACCTCCACGGTTTGTTCCTGGATGCGGCTGTTTTCCCGGGCAATGGCCAGCCGCTGCTGACTGGACCGCAGCTCGATGTAATTACGTGCCACCTCGGCGGCCAGGGAGACGCACACGCCGCGCCAATCTTCCACCGTGGCGGCCAGATTGGCCTCGGCGGCTTCGGCCTGGCGCCGGACACCGCCAAAGAGGTCGAGTTCCCACCCGGCATCGAACCCGGTTTCAAATACATCCTGATACCGGTCGCTGCTCTGGACGCGCTCGCTGCGGCGGCTGGTGGTGTAACTGCCGCCGAGATCGACGGAGGGCAACAGGGATGCGGTCGCGATTCGGCGGGCAGCCCGGGCCTCGACAACGCGCGTTTCGGCAATGCGCAGATCGGGATTGGCGGTCAGGGCCCGGGCGATCAGCGAATCCAACAGCGGATCCCTGAACAGCGACCACCAGTGGGAGAGGGTGGTTGCCGGCGTATTCCCCGAACCGGTGCCCTCGCTCCATTGGCTGGGCATTGCCGTTTGCGGCGGCTGGTAATCGGGGCCGACCGGCGCACAGGCGGTCAAGAGGGCCACACTCAGCAGGAACAGGATCAATCGGTATGTACGGTGGTGTGGACAACCCATGGAATGCGTGCCTGCCATGCAGGGTGGACGTGTCGATTTGCGGGAAAGAGAAAGGCCGTCGGGGCATCGGTCTCGCCAGGCGCGGAAATTCCTGAGTGAAGTTCCCGCGCCGTTGTCGCCTGGCACCTTGGGTGCCAAAGGCAGGATGATAAACAAAGCCTCCCTGTTTCACAATCACATTCAGGGCGCCGCGGACGATAAGCTCCCAAACGTTCATGGTGTGGCCGGAGTAAGGAGGAAAGTACGCGCAAGGAGGCTGGCGGCGATTGCGTGGAGCGGTGCTTTCACTTTTTCGCAGTCAGAGGTATGGTGCGTTCAACCATCCTTTCCGGAGCGATCATCGGTTGTTTTGCCGATGCCGTTGCACTGATCAGGGAGAGAGAACACATGAACACCGCCATCAAGAAGGGGCTTGCCGGGCTGGGCGGCCTGCTGCTGATCGCCGCCGCTGTCCTGGCGTGGAACGTGTTGCGGCCCAATGGTCTTGCCGAGGGTTTTGCCGCCGGCAACGGCCGGATCGAGGCTGTGGAGATCGATATCGCCGCCAAAGGCGCTGGCCGAATCAAGGAAATCCTGGCCGGCGAGGGCGATTTTGTCACCCATGGCCAGATACTGGCTCGCATGGACACCCAGCAGTTGGAGGCGCAGCGTCGAGAGGCCGAAGCCCAGCTGCAACAGACCGGGTACGCGGTGGACACCGCCAAGAGCCAGGTGGCCCAGCGCCTGAGCGAGAAAAACGCGGCCCAGGCCGTGCTTGCCCAGCGTCGGGCCGAGCTGGAGGCGGCCCGCAAGCGCTTGGAACGGTTCGAGGTGCTTTCCCGCCGCGGAGCCACCTCGGTGCAGGATCTGGATGATAATCGCGCCAAATTTCTCAGCGGTCAGGCAGCGGTGAGCGCTGCCGAAGCCCAGATCGCGGCGGCCGAGGCGGCGGTGATCACCGCCAAGTCACAGCTGCTCGGCAGCCAGTCGGCCGTGCAGGCGGTCCAGGCGACGATCGAACGGTTGCAGGCCGATATCGACGACGGTGTGCTCAAGGCGCCCACCGCCGGCCGCATCCAGTATCGGGTGGCCCAGCCGGGCGAGGTGTTGGCCGGCGGCGGCAAGGTGCTCAATCTGCTCGACCTGAGCGATGTCTACATGACTTTTTTCCTGCCCACGGAAAAGGCGGGCAAACTTGGCCTGGGCAGTGAGGTACGGTTGGTGCTCGATGCGGCCCCGCAGTTTGTCATACCGGCACGGATCTCCTACGTGGCCGATGTCGCCCAGTTCACCCCCAAAACGGTGGAAACCGCCAGCGAGCGGCAGAAGCTGATGTTTAGGGTCAAGGCCAGAATCGATCCGGAGCTGCTCAAAACCTACATCACCCACGTTAAAACCGGCCTGCCCGGCATGGCCTACGTGCGGCTGGATCAGTCCATCGACTGGCCGGCCCACTTGCGAGTCAATCTGCCCTCGTTGCCGCAGACCACCGCAGCCCAACCATGAATACCTCCGCAGCCGAGCCGGTTGCCCGACTGGCGGGCGTCACCCTGCGCTACGGTTCGACCCTGGCCCTGAACGGGATCACCCTGGACCTGCCCGCCGGGCACATGGCCGGCCTGATCGGGCCGGACGGGGTCGGCAAATCGAGTCTTCTTGCCCTGGTGGCCGGGGCCCATGTCATCCAGCAGGGGCAGATATGGGTGCTCGGCGGCGACATGTCCCGGCGCCGCCATCGCGAGGCGGTCTGCCCGCGCATTGCCTACATGCCCCAGGGACTGGGCAAGAATCTCTATCCCACGTTGTCGGTTATTGAAAACATTGATTTTTTCGGCCGCCTCTTTGGCCAGGGGCCAGCGGAGCGGAGGTGGCGGATCGATCACCTGCTGGCCAGCACCGGCCTGACGC contains these protein-coding regions:
- a CDS encoding TetR family transcriptional regulator; this translates as MARKTKEEAQETRSAILDAAVRVFAVKGMAHSSLADIAQEAGVTRGAIYWHFANKEDLLNTLWDQVLQLYAPLAQASESRGEPDPLGKLKALYLSFFTGLVEDQRQQQLFRILFDDSNRNKETDAIRQRHLVCRQERFIGLQTVLRNARDRGQLSKDTDIHLGAVAVLSFIHGMIANWVMTPELFDIKQQGPMLIDALIQMLQSGVIARSS
- a CDS encoding efflux RND transporter permease subunit, whose amino-acid sequence is MTGTSDLFIRRPVMTVLVMCSILLFGLIGYRHLAVSDLPNVDFPTIQVTANLPGANPDTMASTVATVLEKEFSTIAGLDSMSSVSTTGSTQITLQFSLERDIDAAAQDVQTAISLANRRLPDNMPSPPSFRRTNPASDPILFISLNSPSLPLSLLDQYGQTMGQRLSMISGVAQITLRGSQKYAVRVQLDPLAMQGFDLDADEVAAAIDRQNANQPMGQLSGPHTTLTLKASGELKKADQYRDIVVAVRGGRPIRLAEVATVIDSVENDKSGAWFFTPNSKAQTIVLAVEKQPGANTIEVAGAVKALLPKLSETLPASVKLAILRDGSVAITESALDIQFTLLLTLVLVVLVIFLFIRNLSATVIPSLSLPMSVIGTFAVMYLLDYSLNNMSLMALTLAVGFVVDDSIVVLENIVRHLEMGKSRMQAALDGAREVGFTIISMTLSLVAIFIPLLFLGGIMGRLFREFSVTIGAAVLVSGVISLTLVPMLCSRYLSEQHGRGHGRLYQLTESGYQLLARWYGNSLLVVLRYRRLTMAFSLAVLAATAYLFVVVPKGFIPSEDRGFIMVSTQSSQSASWISQVGHLMRLAAIVQKDPNVDRFMVNASSSSPFMLLVLKPRHERQLSADELILSLRPKLNSVPGIRAMLVNPLPINIGGRRSRSLYQLTLQGIDTDRLYATARTLERMMLDTPNLIDVSSDLQMDNPELMVEIDRNRALLLGVSPQQIEDTLYSAFGERDVSTIFGANDQYSVIVEFHPDFQNDASALDRLHVRSSQGPLVPLAAVATLRQGLGPLSINHSGQLPSVTLSFNVKPGVALGQALADLQQMTDSLLPTGVTASFQGNAQQFQAAQASMGWLLALSIVVIYIVLGILYESYIHPLTILTALPFAGFGALITLMLFRVDLSIYAFVGIIMLIGLVKKNGIMMIDFAIAAQAEGKSAVEAIHEACVIRFRPIMMTTMAALMAGIPIALGYGAGAESRQPLGLAVVGGLLFSQSLTLYVTPVFYLYMEKLRQGLGRNRGNGLEH
- a CDS encoding efflux RND transporter periplasmic adaptor subunit, coding for MMLFFHHFLLPHDRSAQSACPLLCLLVLTGLVALLCMSGCSQQREEKSGQKKRAAIPVSVAASSRKTVPVELTAIGHVEASATVEIRSQVTGTLKTVHFREGDTVKGGELLFTIDPRPFAAALAKAEAELAGDKAELDNARRESGRYAQAAHKGYVSQEQADQAATRVATLAATVKADEAAVDKARLELEYCSIRAPFAGRTGELLSHQGNLIKENADSPMVILKRIQPILATFTVPGQHLQEIARYQAVESLKVLATPQKHAAGSPVAGALAFIDNTVDPTTGMLRLKASFVNSDRQLWPGQLIDVRVVLSQRPDCIVVPAQAVQVGQEGAYVYVVTDEQTVSYRPVTPGMLYQGGAVIDSGLTEGELVVIDGQLQLADGVKIERRDQARESGATVQDAQSGNGTRQTTP
- a CDS encoding efflux transporter outer membrane subunit, which gives rise to MGCPHHRTYRLILFLLSVALLTACAPVGPDYQPPQTAMPSQWSEGTGSGNTPATTLSHWWSLFRDPLLDSLIARALTANPDLRIAETRVVEARAARRIATASLLPSVDLGGSYTTSRRSERVQSSDRYQDVFETGFDAGWELDLFGGVRRQAEAAEANLAATVEDWRGVCVSLAAEVARNYIELRSSQQRLAIARENSRIQEQTVEVVRNKFHLGLGSDLEVAQAETLLAQTRAEMPLLESSAAQAMHQLALLLGQQPQTLKLELTAEAPLPPVPPHLPHVLPSELLRQRPDIRSAERRLAVATATVGAATADLFPRFSLSALIGLQSTSLGDLIASGSRFWSAGPAVRWPLFDGGTARAAVDASEAQRRRAELTYEQTVLTALTETENALVTLERERTTHAILQEAVKASQRAVVIAHGQYQAGITPFLNVLQSQNALYQSQDKLAQSGQRLAIGMLTLYKALGGGWQTQPLPAATLSRATTTLPARNIP
- a CDS encoding HlyD family secretion protein encodes the protein MNTAIKKGLAGLGGLLLIAAAVLAWNVLRPNGLAEGFAAGNGRIEAVEIDIAAKGAGRIKEILAGEGDFVTHGQILARMDTQQLEAQRREAEAQLQQTGYAVDTAKSQVAQRLSEKNAAQAVLAQRRAELEAARKRLERFEVLSRRGATSVQDLDDNRAKFLSGQAAVSAAEAQIAAAEAAVITAKSQLLGSQSAVQAVQATIERLQADIDDGVLKAPTAGRIQYRVAQPGEVLAGGGKVLNLLDLSDVYMTFFLPTEKAGKLGLGSEVRLVLDAAPQFVIPARISYVADVAQFTPKTVETASERQKLMFRVKARIDPELLKTYITHVKTGLPGMAYVRLDQSIDWPAHLRVNLPSLPQTTAAQP